CAGATCCAGCGGCGCTTCAGCGGCAGGCGTGGGCTCGGTCGCGGCGGCTTCGGCGGCCGGCGCTGCCTCGACGGCGGGAGCCGCCTCCTGGCCGCGCTGGCAACCGGCCAGCAGCAGCACGCCCATTGCGCCAGCCAGCGCGCCTGTGCGCAGTGGCTGGTTGTTTCCAGTCTTCATCGGGATCCCCTGTTCATGTTCGTACATCATCGCCTGCGATGGCTGAAGCGTGGCCCGCTGCATTCAGCCTACCAGCAGGTCGTGAAACTCTTCGTGGCGCTGCAGGAAGGCCTCCGCAAAGGCACACGCAGGCACCACCTTGTAACGGTTCTCGCGGGCGAAGCGCAGCGCGACGCGGGTCAACTCACCGGCAATGCCACGGCCGGCAATCGGCTCCGGCACTTCGGTGTGGGTGATGACCATGCGCCTGCGCTTGATCTGGTAGTCCAGCAACGCCCGCTGTCCACGCACATGGGCGATGAAACGGTGGTTGGCCTGGTCGTGCTCGACCTCGTAGGCCAGACCGGGGGGCGTGACCGAAGCCATGGGACTGTCTCCTGCGGCAACTGCGCGCATGGTGCGCAGCCGCCCGCCATGACCGCGTGAAGCCTGAACAGGGGCAGGTCTGGTCAATCTGCGTCAGATCCGGCCCTCAAGCTGCAGCGATGGCAGCCGCTATCCCCTCTGGAGGGATACGGCCAGCTTGGCACGCCCCTTGCGAAAGTCGACGTTGTGTCATGCCTTTGGAGGCCCGCCATGCAACCCAGTGATTCCCGTACCGACACCGACCACGCCCTGCTGGAGGGCCTGCTGCAGCTGGCAGTGGAAGGTCAGACCGAGGACCAGGACTTCCAGCGGATCGGCGAGGAAGTGTTCTCGCGCCTGCTCGATACCTACGGCCAGCCGACGCGGGCGGCCTGAGCCGCCGCCACGCGGGTCGGATCCTGCTGGATCCGACCCTGCGCTGCGTCAGCGGCCGAACCCGAAGCTCGGGTTCGACAGCTCGGCCAGGAAGTGGCCGAAAATGGCCGGCTGCATGGCCAGCATGAAGATCACGCCGAAGGCCGCACCGGCCAGGTGCGCACTGTGGTTGATGCGGTCGCCACCCCGCTTGTCCATCCAGATGCTGTAGCCGACGTAGAACACGGCATAGATGATCGCCGGCGCCGGAATGAAGAACACCAGGATGATCGTCCACGGGCTGAGCAGGATGAAGGCGAACAGCACCGCCGACACCGCACCCGATGCACCCAGGCTCAGGTAGTTCGGGTTCTTCTGGTTCTTCAGGTAGCTGGGCAGGATCGATACCAGCAGCGCCCCCAGATAGAACGCCGGGTAGGTCAGCCAGCTGCCGGTCAACGACAGCATCACCTTCTCGATCTGCCCGCCGAAGAAGAACAGGGTGATCATGTTGAAGATCAGGTGCGACCAGTCGGCATGGATGAAGCCATAGGTGATCAGCCGGTCGTACTGGCGGTGGCGGTCCACCGCTGGCGGCCACAGGATCATGCGGTCGGCCAGCTTGCGGTTGTTGAACGCCATCCAGGAAAGGATGGCGGTGATGGCGATCAACAGGAGATTGACGGGGGTCATGTCAGCTCAGGCTCAGGCGGTGCGGTAGTTGTCGACCATACGATAGCGTCGCGCATACCAACCGAAGGCCAACGCCGCCAGGAAGGCGAAGCCGGCGAAGAAGAACATCAGGAAGGCCGCCTCGCTCAGGCCCGTGCTGGCGATCTTGTGGGTGACCGCCTCGTTGCGCACCGCCGCGTTGGACAGCAGCACCCACAGGTTGCCGATGGTGGTGGTCAGGTTCCAGAAACTCATCACCACGCCCTTCATCGCCTGCGGCGCCTGGCTGTAGGCGAACTCCAGGCCGGTGGCAGACACCAGCACCTCACCGAAGGTCAGCAGCGCGTACGGCAGCATCTGCCAGAAGATCGACATGGCGTTGCCGCCGTCCATCACCACCTGGATGCCACCCACCACGATCCACGCCAGGCCGCTGAAGGCGATGCCGGCGGTCATGCGGCGCAGCGCGGTGGGCTCGAAGCCGAAGCGGCGCAGGGCCGGGTACAGCACCAGGTTGTTGAACGGAATCAGGATCATCACCAGCAGCGGGTTCAAGGCCTGCATCTGCGAGGCGGTGAACCAGCTCGGCATCTGCATCTGCTGGCCCTGCAGGACCCAGGTCGAGGCCTTCTGGTCGAACAGCGAGAAGAACGGCGTGGTCAGCGCGAAGATGACCAGCACGCGCAGCACCGAACGCACGCCTTCCACGGCCTCGGCCGGATGCTGGGCACGCGCGCGGTCCAGCTGCAGCCAGGTGCCGCCGCCAATGCCGGCCAGGACCAGCACCAGGGCGATGCACAGGCAGATGACGATGCCCAGGCTGCCGACCAGGCCCAGCGAGGCCACGGCCAGCACCACGCCGGCCACGGCGAGGGCCAGGCCCGGACGGCCCTGCCCGGCCACGCGTGCGGTCAGTGCGGTACGCACCACGTTGGCGAACGAATGCGGATCCTTCGGCGGCAGCGGCACCAGCACATAGCGCTTGCGGCCCAGCCAGAACACGAAGGTGGCCACGAACATCAGGATGCCCGGGATGCCGAACGCCCACTGCGGGCCCCAGTTCTTCAGCACCAGCGGGATCAGCAGCGAGGCGAACAGCGAGCCGAAGTTGATGATCCAGTAGAACGCGTCGAAGACGATCTTGGCCAGGTGCTTGTTGCTCTGGTCGAACTGGTCACCCATGAACGAGGCAACCAGCGGCTTGATGCCACCGGCACCCAGCGCGATCAGGCCCAGGCCGAGGAAGAAGCCCTCGCGGCTGTTCTCGAACAGCGCAAGGCAGAGGTGGCCGGCGCAGTAGACCAGGCTGAACCAGAGGATGGTGTGGTACTTGCCGAAGAACTTGTCGGCCAGCCAGCCGCCCAGCAGCGGGAAGAAGTACACGCCGATCATGAAGCTGTGC
Above is a genomic segment from Stenotrophomonas sp. ESTM1D_MKCIP4_1 containing:
- a CDS encoding rhomboid family intramembrane serine protease, encoding MTPVNLLLIAITAILSWMAFNNRKLADRMILWPPAVDRHRQYDRLITYGFIHADWSHLIFNMITLFFFGGQIEKVMLSLTGSWLTYPAFYLGALLVSILPSYLKNQKNPNYLSLGASGAVSAVLFAFILLSPWTIILVFFIPAPAIIYAVFYVGYSIWMDKRGGDRINHSAHLAGAAFGVIFMLAMQPAIFGHFLAELSNPSFGFGR
- a CDS encoding oligopeptide:H+ symporter — encoded protein: MSHDAAAPIAGQGKMPRQIPYIIGNEACERFSFYGMRNILVQFLITSLLLQEITAEGRAGEAKDIMHSFMIGVYFFPLLGGWLADKFFGKYHTILWFSLVYCAGHLCLALFENSREGFFLGLGLIALGAGGIKPLVASFMGDQFDQSNKHLAKIVFDAFYWIINFGSLFASLLIPLVLKNWGPQWAFGIPGILMFVATFVFWLGRKRYVLVPLPPKDPHSFANVVRTALTARVAGQGRPGLALAVAGVVLAVASLGLVGSLGIVICLCIALVLVLAGIGGGTWLQLDRARAQHPAEAVEGVRSVLRVLVIFALTTPFFSLFDQKASTWVLQGQQMQMPSWFTASQMQALNPLLVMILIPFNNLVLYPALRRFGFEPTALRRMTAGIAFSGLAWIVVGGIQVVMDGGNAMSIFWQMLPYALLTFGEVLVSATGLEFAYSQAPQAMKGVVMSFWNLTTTIGNLWVLLSNAAVRNEAVTHKIASTGLSEAAFLMFFFAGFAFLAALAFGWYARRYRMVDNYRTA
- a CDS encoding GNAT family N-acetyltransferase, producing the protein MASVTPPGLAYEVEHDQANHRFIAHVRGQRALLDYQIKRRRMVITHTEVPEPIAGRGIAGELTRVALRFARENRYKVVPACAFAEAFLQRHEEFHDLLVG